The Drosophila subpulchrella strain 33 F10 #4 breed RU33 unplaced genomic scaffold, RU_Dsub_v1.1 Primary Assembly Seq365, whole genome shotgun sequence sequence AAATTTGAGACTGATGATATTAATTATGTAACCCgcccaaattaatttattccTAATTATatccatttaaattatttatttatttaacctatttatttattgtttattgtatttatttatttatatatatatattatgtgtTCCCTGTAAGAGTGCGGTACCGTAGGTAGggttataaaatgttaaaatttaagaaaaattggtGAATTATAACGTGAAAACGAAATGAAGTCGTGTGAGTAGAGATTCGTGTtgggggtgagatgagttagGCGAGGTAGCAGGATCCACCGACCAGGATTGGGAGATGTGTCCAAAGGATGTTGAAGGATACACTCATGGTTGGGAGGGACTCCAGGACCACAATAAGATCTGTGTTGTCCAGTCCAGATGTTCGAGAAAAATCCGTCGTGAAATTGCCAGTTGTCCGAGTTTGAATTTccgtttttttgttttttttgttgtgtcTGCTGCGTAGACAACAGTGTTGGTTGTTCCCCTCCCTGGGATGTTCGTTGACTAGCCGGCATATACACTGCGCGAAAAGCAGGACACGACAAATGGCGCCCAAGGAAAATATAAGAAATTAATGAAATGGAAtcaataaaagtaaaaattttcaAGCATAACGTAAAAAGTAAATACTCACCAGAGAATGTGTCAATAGAAAGCGACATCGGAGACCAGCTGTTTGGACCGTGGGCGGGCTTAGAAAGTCGAACCCATCGTAGCCACAGTGAGTGAAATTCCGAAAGGTCCTTTCTGCTGAGCATAATCCTTGCTGAGAGAGAGAAGACCGACTAGAAGTGGACCCATGACCGAGTAAAGCGGGACATGCGAAGTCAGGCTAGGAGGTTCATCAGCATatgaaatagaaaaagaaaacaattgtCTTTTTAATATGTTGTCTGTGGTAAAGTAAATGTGTAATAACTTATCTAAATTTGTTGTCTATGTTTGGAGTTGGTGTGGTCCATGTACGCTGTGAATAAAGTGTGACATCGTTGCCCAGCAAGTGTCAAGTAGAGTCTAAAAGATAAggagtaaattaaattattaaaatcgtTTAAATACTTGTGAAAAATTGACACGAACGGATTAGGAACTGAAGGAAAGGAGAGAAAAGTTAGTGGATAATGAAAATAGCTACGTCTCATCCCCCCAGATTAGAAAAATTTGAAGAAAGAGATAAGGAAAACAAATATACATGAGAAAGGAACTAGGATATGCCAAATAGTGATAGGAATAGAGTTCAAATCGGAAGAAAATTGAGGAGAAGTTTGGAGTTTATCCGGAATAGGGGACCAGCAGGTATGACTCCGCCAGTAACTCGCTCACAAGCAAACCAAGAGGAGAAATTGGAGAACATATCGGCACCCGAAGGCATGGAGTCGCTAAGGGAGCAGAATCCTGAAGGAATTGGAAGCGGAAGTCCAGGAGAAGCTAGTGGTCTTCAAGCGGTAGGCGGAACCGGGGCCATACCAAAGTCTTTGCCATCTGAGATAAAATCAGGAGTTAATGCGGCACTGGTTCAGGCTCAACATACGTACCAGGTGGGAATGTCGACGGAGTACGAAAGGTTTAAACAGCAGATGCAGCAGGATATGATGCAGTTCATGAAAGACATCAATGACTGCATGGCGGAGTGGCGCAGGGATTTCGTAAAGGAAAAAGCAGCATGGCAGGCATCTACGCAGGTTCGCCAGGCCCAAGGACAACAAGTTGGACAGGGCCAAATACCCTCTTCGGGGACGCCGATGTCGCCACCTCATGGCCTTGCCGAGCAGCCGCGGGCAAATCCGAGTCAGATGCCACCATTCGACCCGAGGATGCTACAACAACCTCCGCCAATCATACTGCCGGGGGTAAGTCACCACATGGGTTTTCCGCCGCCAACATCTGGGGCGCTGTCCGAGAAGCAGGAGATGAATCGCCACGCATCGGAAGGGTATCGGCAAACCGCCTGGTCGACGGAGCAGGAACCAAGGAGATGGAATGGGTCTCACATGACGCCGCCAGAACATCCTCCTGGAAACGGTGGGACTCACAACAATTTTAATCCAGGACCGGATCAGCGTCGGTCAAGCGGGGCAGTGGGCGATTCTGCGTTTAAAGTCGGCCAACTGCGGAAGTGGGGGATCAGTTTCGATGGAAGTCCCAGAAGCATGCCCGTGTCAGAGTTTATATTTCGCCTCGAACATCTCCAAAGGTCGTATCAGGTGCCGTGGAAGGAGGTCCTAAGAGAATTTCACGTGTTAGTTGAAGGACAAGCCAAGGATTGGTACTGGATGTACGTGAGGTCAACGGAGAAGCAAGAGTGGACTTACCTGAGATACGCACTACAGCAGCAGTTCCAGAGTCACCGATCCAACTTCGAGCGAGAGTATGAGCTGCGAGAACGGAAGCAGAAGCCGGGAGAAACCATCGAGGTGTATATCCAGACCATGCTAGCGCTCAGATCTCGACTAGAGATGCCGTTTTCCGACTTTGACCTgataaaagtaataaaaatgaacATTAGGGATCAGATTTCGAGAATTATATACCCGATATACATCACTAATATGGATCAACTCCGACATGAATGCCACGACGCGGAGAGGATATTGGCGACTCGGTGGACCCGACATCCCAGCAACCTCGAAACTCACCGAGGGTATAAAGATCGTCCGAGGATCGATGAGCTGTGTCCGGAATCAGTCGGAGAAGAGAGTGTACCTGGAGAACAAGAGGAAGTGGAGGCATTAGCTAGACACTGGGAGACCAACAGGGAACGACAGCCACTGACATGCTGGAATTGTGGAACCGTGGGACACCCATTCAACGCGTGTGAATCGGAGGTGTTGAAGGTGTTCTGTTTCAAGTGTGGACTACCCGGTGTGAGGACTCCAAGATGTACTCGATGCCAGACGGGAAACGGCGTGAGGAGCTTGGGCAAGAACGAGGAACCACGCTCCAATCCGTTTGCCATGAACAAGTGAAAGCCTCGTCAAATTGCATGCCTAATGATAAGGATAGCTGTAAGGAGaataaaattagtaaaattctgataaatataaataaaccaGCACATACCATTAAGTGGTCGAAACGTGAACCGATAGCAGTCCGGGAAGCACATTACCAAGAGGTCAGGAACCGAATATTTGGGAAAAATGATCCGGACCGGAACATTTCGCCAAAAATTGCCAGAGCCCGTAGGAGAAGTCAGCAGCGGAAGGCAGAAAGAAGGATGATTTGTTCGGCCATCAGAGCTGCGGTGGAAGGCGACAACAGACCATTCGCACAGGTGAAGATCGAAGACCTAGAGGTCGTGGGTCTCTTGGATTCCGGGGCATCAGTAAGCTTGCTTGGGGAAGGTTGCCTAGAAACAATGGAAAGGTTAGGACTGAAATTAGAGAGATCACAATCGATAATGAAATCAGCAGGAGGTACACAGCATCGAGTAGTGGGGAAGATTCAACCCAGCATCTCGTATAATGGGGTAACACATCGATTGCCGATACTCCTTTGTCCATCCttgaaacaaaaattgtacctGGGCATAGATTTCTGGAGAAAATTCGAATTGGCACCAGAGGTGGTGGGCGTAGAATCCTTACACCAGGGGGAATCCGAATTTATGGCCAAAGGAGAACCGATAGAAGTACATATCCTATCCCCCGAGCAGACTGAGCAACTGGAAGAAGCAAAAGGACGTTTTCTGACCTACGAAAGTCAAGGATTAGGACTTACCAAAGTAGAAGAACACTCGATCCAGTTAGTTGAAGGAGCTGTACCCGTCAAGGAGAGATTCTTTCCCGTGTCTCCGGCGAAACAACAACTGCTATTCGCAGAAGTCGATGAAATGCTACGGTTAGGAGTCATCGAGTTAAGTGAAGTCCCTGGAACAACCGAACGACACTGGTACAGAAACCTGGAAAGAATAGGCTGTGCTTAGACGCGAGAAAACTGAGCACACTTACAGTGAAGGATGCTTACCCACTACAGAACATTGAGTCGATTTTAAGCCGGGTGGATGAGACGATTTTCATCAGCAGTATCGATTTGAAACATGCGTTCTGGCAAGTGGAACTCGATGAGAAAAGTCGTCCCTTGACCGCTTTCACAATACCTGGAAGGCCACTCTATCAGTTTCGACGGATGCCATTCGGATTATGTAATTCGGCTCAAAGGTTGTGTAGGGTAATGGACAAGGTAATCCCACAGCGTCTTTGCAGCCGCGTCTTTGTATACTTGGATGACTTGCTGATGATATCCAAGACTTTCGAAGAACACTGCATGTTGCTGAAAGAAGTGGCAGAGTGTTTGAATAAAGCAAATTTGACGATCGGGCTACACAAgtcaaaattttgttttaaatacttGCGATATTTGGGATCGGTGATGGGGCCTTGCGGACGGATCCGATGAAAGTTGAGGCGATTATGCAGATAGAGGTGCCCAAAAATACGCGACAACTACGCAGCTTCTTAGGAACCGCAGGCTGGTATCGCAGATTCATCCAAAATTTCTCCGGTGTAAGTGCGCCGCTCACGGActgccttaaaaataaaacaaaatttatgtGGACGGAGGAAGCAACTATGGCATTCGAAACGCTGAAGAAAGCACTTACCTGTGCGCCGGTATTAGCTCATCCAGACTTTGGAAAACACTTCTGGATACAGTGTGACGCCAGCCATGTAGGAATTGGGGCAGTATTATACCAGCAAGACGTCGAAGGATCGGACCGGCCAATAGCATTCTTTTCGGCGAAGCTGAGAGGAGCACAACTCAATTACAGCGTAACGGAAAAAGAGTGTCTCGCAGCAGTAAAAGCCGTAGAAAGATTCCGTCCCTATGTGGAGTTCATGCCGTTCACGATCGTTACCGACCATGCAAGCCTGCAATGGCTTATGACGCTCAAGGACTTGAACGGGAGGCTGGCGCGGTGGTCATTAGCGTTACAGGCATTCGACTTCAACATAGAGCATCGACAAGGGAAAGACAACATCGTGGCCGACATGCTATCTCGGCCGAATGAAACCGCCGAAGTAGAGTTCTTCGAGTTTGAAACAACTGAATTTGAGAGTCCTGAATACCTGGAAAGACTGCAATTGGTTGAAGAGCAAATTTCCGGACTTACGTGTGGAAGAAGGACTTTTATTCAAGAAGACACACTTCAATAGAGAGGAAAGTGGGGAATTTGAATGGAAACTGTGGATTCCGGAAGCATTGACGACAACTCTAATCCAGCAAGCCCAAAGCGGCGACATGGCGATGCATGGGGGTATGGC is a genomic window containing:
- the LOC119561781 gene encoding uncharacterized protein LOC119561781, encoding MANGLERGSSFLPKLLTPFPVWHRVHLGVLTPGSPHLKQNTFNTSDSHALNGCPTVPQFQHVHSLLRLIPDTAHRSSDDLYTLGEFRGCWDVGSTESPISSPRRGIHVGVDPY
- the LOC119561782 gene encoding uncharacterized protein LOC119561782, whose amino-acid sequence is MLLAGPILRRLAGIILPQFLHGWRHTVSRSVFQSLDELIPAHRQSVSGALTPEKFWMNLRYQPAVPKKLRSCRVFLGTSICIIASTFIGSVRKAPSPIPNIASI